Proteins co-encoded in one Bremerella sp. TYQ1 genomic window:
- the xylB gene encoding xylulokinase has translation MNIYLGIDIGTSGTKTIAMTEEGSILAEASASYPASHPKPLWSEQDPELWWKATVKTVKKVVQLAKAKPAEVKAIGLSGQMHGSVFLDKNDEVIRPALLWNDQRTAAECEEIESRAGGRKKLIKMVANPALTGFTAPKVLWLRNNEPKNFDRLAKVLLPKDEIRRRLTGEYATEVSDASGMLLLDVAKRDWSTELLSKLELDVDLLGKVYESEDVTGTLTKEAAKKLGLTTDCVVVGGAGDCAANALGNGVVKKGILASSLGTSGVMFVHSDEMAADPEGRLHTFCHAVRGKWHMMGVTLCAAGTLEWFVQKLCAEMRGPRGKSDPYSTLMKEAEAVPVGSEGLMVLPYLAGERTPHADPDARGCFVGITLKHERAHLTRAIMEGVTYSLRESLEVLNEMNIPVRQVRAGGGGAKSAFWRQMQADVFGKKVVRLNAEQGPAYGVALLAATGAGAYKNIQEACAATISEVSETKPDRSAKKYYDQAFPVYQDLYQSLKEDFKKLGRLGS, from the coding sequence GTGAATATCTACTTGGGAATCGACATCGGCACGTCCGGCACCAAAACCATTGCGATGACTGAAGAAGGTTCGATCCTTGCCGAAGCGTCTGCTAGCTACCCCGCTTCGCACCCAAAACCACTCTGGAGTGAGCAAGATCCCGAGCTGTGGTGGAAAGCGACGGTGAAGACTGTCAAAAAAGTTGTGCAGCTGGCCAAAGCGAAGCCGGCCGAAGTCAAAGCGATCGGTCTTTCAGGCCAGATGCATGGATCGGTCTTCTTAGACAAAAACGACGAAGTGATCCGCCCCGCACTGCTGTGGAACGATCAGCGAACGGCAGCCGAATGCGAAGAGATCGAGTCCCGCGCCGGCGGCCGCAAGAAGCTGATCAAGATGGTCGCCAACCCGGCACTGACCGGATTCACGGCTCCTAAGGTGCTATGGCTGCGCAACAACGAGCCAAAGAACTTCGACCGGCTGGCTAAAGTGCTGCTGCCGAAAGATGAAATCCGCCGCCGACTGACCGGCGAATATGCTACCGAAGTGAGCGACGCCAGCGGCATGCTGCTGTTGGACGTCGCCAAGCGAGATTGGTCGACCGAACTGCTTTCCAAGCTGGAGCTGGACGTCGACTTGCTGGGCAAAGTGTACGAGTCGGAAGATGTCACCGGAACGCTGACCAAGGAAGCGGCGAAGAAGCTCGGCCTGACTACCGACTGTGTGGTCGTCGGTGGGGCAGGGGACTGCGCGGCAAACGCCCTGGGCAACGGCGTGGTGAAGAAAGGGATTCTCGCCAGTTCGCTGGGAACCAGTGGTGTGATGTTTGTTCACAGCGACGAAATGGCCGCCGATCCGGAAGGCCGTTTGCATACGTTCTGTCACGCCGTTCGTGGCAAGTGGCACATGATGGGGGTCACGCTTTGTGCGGCAGGCACACTGGAGTGGTTCGTGCAGAAGCTGTGTGCCGAAATGCGAGGACCACGCGGCAAGAGCGATCCTTACTCGACGCTGATGAAAGAGGCGGAAGCGGTTCCTGTTGGCAGCGAAGGCTTGATGGTCCTCCCGTATCTCGCCGGCGAACGCACCCCGCATGCCGATCCCGACGCACGTGGCTGCTTCGTTGGAATTACGCTCAAGCATGAGCGCGCTCATCTCACACGTGCCATCATGGAAGGGGTTACCTATTCGCTGCGAGAAAGCCTCGAAGTACTCAACGAAATGAATATCCCCGTTCGCCAGGTGCGTGCCGGCGGCGGTGGTGCGAAGAGTGCATTCTGGCGGCAGATGCAAGCCGACGTGTTCGGTAAGAAAGTCGTTCGCCTGAATGCCGAGCAAGGCCCTGCCTACGGCGTTGCGTTGTTGGCCGCGACAGGGGCTGGGGCGTATAAAAATATACAGGAAGCGTGTGCCGCGACGATCAGTGAAGTCTCGGAAACGAAACCGGATCGAAGTGCCAAGAAGTACTACGATCAAGCCTTCCCCGTCTACCAAGACTTGTATCAATCGTTGAAGGAAGACTTCAAGAAGCTGGGCCGCTTGGGTAGTTGA